The following proteins are encoded in a genomic region of Deinococcus cellulosilyticus NBRC 106333 = KACC 11606:
- a CDS encoding SDR family NAD(P)-dependent oxidoreductase: protein MKIDLTGKTALVTGGSGQLGRVMCLTLAQCGADVVVHFHRNAQEAERVVQAIRALGRRSMAVQADVTVKAEVDAMKTLIEAEMGPVDIMVNNAVIQYRWTRVLEQPLEDYDSQYRSCILHNVLMAQAFVPGMVERGHGRVIGINTECAMQNDPGQGAYVAGKRGMDGVLRVLAKEVGEHQITVNQVAPGWTISEDHPESEASLGYREKVPMKRRGTDQDIANLVAFLASDLAGFITGQYISVSGGNVMPTI from the coding sequence ATGAAAATTGACCTGACCGGAAAAACCGCACTGGTCACCGGAGGCTCCGGGCAACTGGGCAGGGTGATGTGCCTGACCCTCGCACAGTGCGGAGCAGATGTGGTGGTGCACTTTCACCGCAATGCTCAGGAAGCAGAACGGGTGGTGCAGGCCATTCGTGCCCTGGGCCGCCGCAGCATGGCCGTGCAGGCGGATGTCACCGTTAAAGCAGAAGTGGATGCCATGAAAACCCTGATTGAGGCCGAAATGGGACCTGTGGACATCATGGTCAACAATGCCGTGATCCAGTACCGCTGGACCCGGGTGCTTGAGCAACCCCTTGAAGATTATGACAGCCAGTACCGTTCTTGCATTCTGCACAACGTCCTCATGGCCCAGGCTTTTGTTCCTGGCATGGTTGAAAGGGGGCACGGCAGGGTCATCGGCATCAACACCGAGTGCGCCATGCAAAACGACCCCGGACAGGGCGCTTACGTTGCCGGGAAACGCGGGATGGATGGGGTGCTGCGGGTGCTGGCGAAGGAAGTGGGAGAGCACCAGATCACGGTCAATCAGGTGGCACCTGGATGGACCATCAGTGAGGACCATCCTGAGTCTGAAGCTTCTCTGGGTTACCGTGAGAAAGTGCCGATGAAGCGCAGGGGCACCGATCAGGACATCGCAAATCTGGTGGCTTTTCTGGCCTCGGACCTTGCCGGGTTCATCACCGGACAGTACATTTCGGTGTCGGGCGGCAATGTGATGCCCACCATCTGA
- a CDS encoding sensor histidine kinase has protein sequence MKLYPRLFFTHLLVSLVGLVAVFVVAELVAPAFYQEHIRQMVVSFGAGGEGMHHQLEQGFRNTVTSAILFALPVAVGVGLLTTHLLMRRIVQSVQHLSQGSQAISSGQYGLRLPETGQDELSLLARNFNRMASALEGVEKARIEMITHVAHDLRTPLSSLRGYSEGLLDGVMDRELVASQILREVSHMERLVQDLSLVSKVEAGKVDLHLTAVDVSGILEEVQERFRLVFEDRGVDLQVHIPLLQVHADRDRVSQVLNNLLSNALRHTPTGGKVQVGALRQGKQVRFTVQDTGEGIPEGHIGRIFDRFYRVDADRSRREGGSGVGLTIVRGLIDLMGGEVGVQSRPGHTEFWFTLPAAEPGKKT, from the coding sequence GTGAAACTGTACCCCAGGCTCTTTTTCACCCACCTGCTGGTGAGCCTGGTGGGACTGGTGGCGGTCTTCGTCGTGGCTGAACTGGTGGCTCCCGCTTTCTACCAGGAGCACATCCGCCAGATGGTGGTGTCCTTTGGGGCCGGGGGAGAAGGCATGCACCACCAGCTGGAGCAGGGTTTTCGCAACACCGTCACCTCTGCAATCCTCTTTGCCCTGCCTGTTGCTGTGGGCGTCGGCTTGCTCACCACCCACCTTCTGATGCGGCGGATTGTGCAGTCCGTGCAGCACCTTTCCCAGGGAAGTCAGGCGATCAGTTCAGGCCAGTACGGTTTGCGCCTGCCAGAAACAGGCCAGGATGAACTGTCCCTGCTGGCCCGCAATTTCAACCGCATGGCCTCTGCCCTCGAAGGGGTGGAGAAGGCCCGCATCGAGATGATCACCCATGTGGCCCACGACCTGAGAACCCCCCTTTCATCCCTGCGGGGTTACTCTGAAGGCCTGCTGGATGGGGTGATGGACCGTGAACTGGTCGCCTCCCAGATCCTCAGGGAGGTGTCTCACATGGAGCGTCTGGTGCAGGACCTCTCGCTGGTGTCAAAAGTGGAGGCGGGCAAGGTGGACCTGCACCTCACTGCTGTGGATGTGTCAGGAATACTGGAGGAGGTGCAGGAGCGTTTCCGTCTGGTCTTTGAGGACCGTGGGGTGGACCTGCAGGTGCACATCCCTCTGCTGCAGGTGCATGCAGACCGTGACAGGGTTTCCCAGGTGCTGAACAATTTGCTGTCCAATGCCCTCAGGCACACGCCCACAGGTGGGAAGGTGCAGGTGGGTGCCCTCCGACAGGGAAAACAGGTGAGGTTCACGGTGCAGGACACCGGAGAGGGCATCCCTGAGGGGCACATCGGGCGGATCTTTGACCGTTTTTACCGTGTGGATGCAGACCGCAGCCGCCGGGAAGGGGGCAGTGGGGTGGGCCTCACCATCGTGCGGGGCCTGATTGACCTGATGGGGGGAGAGGTGGGGGTGCAGTCTCGTCCTGGACACACAGAATTCTGGTTCACCCTGCCTGCTGCCGAACCGGGAAAGAAGACCTGA
- a CDS encoding PRC-barrel domain-containing protein: MLTVKTLMEMGEIHTPHRKIGSVVDVVINHQLGRVIAYLVRSEAFHTQEAVLFDALMYHSEHRGYVQSSDDVVPLIKLPRLQALAEEYQVIGKPWLDFEGREIGTIEDISFDGQTGYVMYYKIKFHPHVPVVTPMMSAALSPFRGQ; this comes from the coding sequence ATGCTGACCGTAAAAACATTGATGGAGATGGGGGAAATTCACACCCCCCACCGAAAAATCGGCAGTGTGGTGGATGTGGTCATCAACCATCAACTCGGGCGGGTGATCGCCTATCTGGTGCGCTCGGAGGCCTTCCACACCCAGGAGGCCGTGCTTTTTGATGCCCTGATGTACCACAGTGAACACAGGGGTTATGTGCAATCCAGCGACGATGTGGTGCCGCTCATCAAACTGCCGCGCCTGCAGGCCCTGGCGGAAGAATACCAGGTGATCGGCAAACCCTGGCTGGATTTTGAAGGCCGGGAAATCGGCACCATTGAGGACATTTCTTTTGATGGGCAGACCGGTTACGTGATGTACTACAAGATCAAATTCCATCCCCACGTTCCGGTGGTCACCCCCATGATGTCTGCGGCACTCAGTCCTTTCCGGGGGCAGTGA
- the arsN2 gene encoding arsenic resistance N-acetyltransferase ArsN2, whose amino-acid sequence MVIRPVTPQDWPEIEHLLREPQLPLQGARDHLSTFVVVTEDESLLAVGGLEVYPPVALLRSVAVAPEHQGKGWGKALFNRLVELARTHNCSDLYLLTTTAAGYFSRQGFQTIPRSELPAALSASQELQGACPDSALAMHLKLTPHFPAADLLRQVTRLHHQLQQQTISCAGSESLTRCHVISELGKAGRLTLMDLVARLKLDKAWLSRNVDGLLRDGKVVKTRHPTDRRASWIELTAAGNQHLQQLNSALDAQTARVLQHIPEEQHQAIFEALSTLHVALHTEFQKG is encoded by the coding sequence ATGGTGATCCGACCCGTCACACCCCAGGACTGGCCTGAAATTGAACATCTGTTGCGGGAACCGCAGCTGCCTTTGCAGGGAGCCAGGGACCACCTCTCCACCTTTGTGGTGGTGACCGAAGATGAAAGTCTGCTTGCTGTGGGTGGGCTGGAAGTGTATCCCCCTGTGGCCCTGCTGCGTTCGGTGGCCGTGGCACCAGAGCATCAGGGAAAAGGATGGGGCAAAGCGCTCTTCAATCGACTTGTCGAGCTGGCCAGGACCCACAACTGCTCAGACCTGTACCTGCTCACCACCACCGCAGCGGGTTACTTTTCCAGGCAGGGGTTCCAGACCATACCCAGATCTGAACTGCCTGCCGCTCTCTCTGCATCACAGGAATTGCAAGGGGCATGCCCTGATTCTGCCCTTGCCATGCACCTGAAGCTCACCCCTCACTTTCCTGCAGCAGACCTGCTCAGACAGGTGACCCGGTTGCATCACCAGTTGCAACAGCAGACCATCAGCTGTGCCGGATCGGAGAGCCTCACCCGCTGTCATGTCATCAGCGAACTGGGCAAAGCCGGACGCCTGACCCTGATGGACCTGGTGGCCCGACTGAAACTGGACAAGGCCTGGCTGTCTCGCAATGTGGATGGACTCCTGAGAGACGGAAAGGTGGTCAAAACCAGACACCCCACCGACCGCCGGGCCAGCTGGATTGAGCTGACTGCAGCAGGGAACCAGCACCTGCAGCAATTGAATTCGGCACTGGATGCCCAGACGGCCCGGGTGTTGCAGCACATCCCTGAAGAACAGCATCAGGCCATCTTTGAAGCCCTGAGCACCTTGCACGTTGCCCTTCACACCGAATTCCAGAAAGGATGA
- a CDS encoding response regulator transcription factor encodes MARILIMDDDPNIHQILSMYLERDGHTVLQALNGTAGLHLEGEADLLIIDWMMPEVSGLQVIEILRGQGCVKPMLLLTARGDEGDKLQGLDAGADDYVVKPFSPREVTARVRALLRRAGIKEEIILGALMVKPQSHQVWLDGQEVQLSKLEFDLLSAFLSTPGMVWTRDRLLGRVWGSDFPEMDRVVDVHVKNLRKKLHDDPENPTFIETVRGVGYRLREQE; translated from the coding sequence ATGGCACGCATTTTGATCATGGACGATGATCCCAACATCCACCAGATCCTCTCCATGTACCTGGAGCGGGATGGGCACACTGTGTTGCAGGCCCTGAATGGAACTGCAGGCCTGCACCTTGAAGGTGAAGCGGACCTGCTGATCATCGACTGGATGATGCCCGAAGTGAGTGGTCTGCAGGTGATCGAGATCCTGCGGGGTCAGGGCTGCGTGAAGCCCATGCTCCTGCTGACTGCCAGGGGAGATGAGGGGGACAAACTGCAGGGTCTGGATGCTGGAGCAGACGATTATGTGGTCAAGCCCTTCTCCCCCCGTGAGGTGACAGCGAGGGTGCGGGCCCTGCTGCGCCGGGCTGGCATCAAAGAAGAGATCATTCTTGGTGCCCTGATGGTGAAACCGCAGTCCCATCAGGTGTGGCTGGATGGGCAGGAGGTGCAGCTCTCAAAGCTGGAATTTGACCTGCTCTCTGCCTTCCTGAGCACACCTGGAATGGTCTGGACCCGGGACCGGTTGCTGGGGCGCGTGTGGGGCAGTGACTTTCCAGAAATGGACCGGGTGGTGGATGTGCATGTGAAAAACCTGCGCAAGAAACTGCACGATGATCCTGAAAATCCGACCTTCATTGAGACCGTGCGCGGAGTGGGGTACCGCCTCAGGGAGCAGGAGTGA
- a CDS encoding MerR family transcriptional regulator, giving the protein MNPIDVSSLLTAGDFSRVSGLSRKALRVYEDYGLLLPVHIHPENRYRFYAPSQLRDARIIQVLRMMEVSMDRIQLLLDSTDPLQDLNDLWVHREKQHVQHRAFAQYLHSLFEAQGGEMFEVHTRQVDGEYVATLSGQVYAHEAPGFISSSIAKIRRFLEQQQVEAREIDWTICHEGPSRDAKGSMEVCVPFVGSLLPGEGISLKHEPPHQEAYIRLRKEQCQPAVLMQAYDAGQRWLQEQGKVPILGSREVYFADWSTVADHEEAFDLAFPYHD; this is encoded by the coding sequence GTGAACCCCATAGATGTTTCAAGTTTGCTGACTGCAGGTGATTTTTCCAGGGTGTCCGGTCTGTCCCGCAAGGCTCTGCGGGTGTACGAGGACTACGGTCTCTTGCTTCCTGTGCACATCCATCCCGAGAACCGCTACCGGTTTTATGCCCCATCCCAGTTGCGGGATGCCCGCATCATTCAGGTGCTGCGGATGATGGAGGTGAGCATGGACCGCATCCAGCTTCTGCTCGACAGCACGGACCCCCTGCAGGACCTGAACGATCTGTGGGTTCACCGGGAGAAGCAGCATGTGCAGCACCGTGCTTTTGCACAGTACCTGCATTCGCTGTTCGAAGCCCAGGGAGGCGAAATGTTTGAAGTGCACACAAGACAGGTGGATGGAGAGTACGTGGCGACCCTGAGTGGACAGGTGTATGCCCATGAAGCTCCGGGATTCATTTCGAGCAGCATTGCAAAGATCCGCAGGTTTCTTGAACAGCAGCAGGTGGAGGCCAGAGAGATCGACTGGACCATCTGCCATGAGGGACCATCCAGGGACGCGAAAGGCTCCATGGAGGTCTGTGTTCCTTTTGTGGGGTCCCTCCTTCCGGGAGAGGGCATCAGCCTGAAACATGAACCCCCCCACCAGGAGGCCTACATCCGCCTGCGCAAGGAGCAGTGCCAGCCTGCAGTCCTCATGCAGGCCTACGATGCCGGCCAACGCTGGTTGCAGGAGCAGGGGAAAGTCCCCATCCTGGGCAGCCGTGAAGTCTACTTTGCAGACTGGTCCACCGTGGCAGACCACGAGGAGGCTTTTGATCTGGCCTTTCCCTACCACGACTGA
- a CDS encoding sensor histidine kinase: protein MLIRERLSLWYGGLCGLLLLALSLLAYGFYVKSQYQDVDRVLILTGNHVAAGIRAADRSYVLDADSNGVAIRLYFPDGRLRQASESGQDLPATDPTLPLERPTRPLMPLWIRLLPTLDSPVPLPDHAAFGTVRIEGERWRRYVVRLERQGKVAGYLETLSPLGHLDTATQALLRVLLTLTVVLAVVAAVLAWMVAGMALRPITRLTRTADHIAHSQDLSQRVERFPLRDELGILARTLNHMIESLEQAVRAQRHFFADASHELRTPITIVRGNLELIRRYPTMLPHEREDILHDAELEMSRLGRLVEDLLILAKKDAGIELVHEKVNYSEVVLQAFRDAQQLRTGQDLQLESSDDLWVEGDPNRLKQLLLILLDNALVYTPAGGTVTVRTRLHNNEVLTEVEDTGMGIPAEDLPHIFDRFYRSATAKQQNPSGSGLGLTIARWLTEQHGGTIAAKSAGQSGTCISLILPVLGSGPQS from the coding sequence GTGCTGATCCGTGAGCGGCTCTCGTTGTGGTACGGTGGCCTGTGCGGTCTCTTGCTGCTGGCCCTGTCCCTGCTGGCTTACGGCTTTTACGTGAAAAGCCAGTACCAGGACGTGGACCGGGTGCTGATCCTCACTGGAAACCATGTTGCTGCAGGCATCCGTGCTGCAGACCGCTCTTACGTGCTGGATGCCGACAGCAATGGGGTCGCCATCCGGCTGTATTTTCCAGATGGTCGCCTCCGTCAGGCTTCCGAAAGCGGCCAGGACCTGCCTGCCACCGACCCGACTTTGCCCCTTGAGCGGCCCACCCGGCCGCTGATGCCCCTGTGGATTCGGTTGCTGCCCACACTGGACAGTCCGGTGCCTCTGCCAGACCATGCGGCTTTCGGCACCGTGCGCATTGAGGGGGAACGCTGGCGCAGGTACGTGGTGCGCCTCGAAAGGCAAGGAAAGGTGGCCGGTTACCTGGAAACCCTGAGTCCACTGGGGCACCTTGACACGGCCACCCAGGCCCTGCTCAGGGTTTTGCTGACCCTCACGGTGGTGCTGGCCGTGGTGGCAGCGGTGCTGGCGTGGATGGTGGCTGGCATGGCCCTCAGGCCCATCACCCGCCTGACCCGCACTGCAGACCACATTGCCCACTCCCAGGACCTGTCCCAGCGGGTGGAACGCTTTCCCCTGCGCGATGAACTTGGCATTCTGGCCCGCACCCTCAACCACATGATCGAAAGCCTGGAGCAGGCTGTACGCGCCCAGCGGCACTTTTTCGCCGACGCTTCCCACGAACTGCGCACCCCGATCACCATCGTGCGAGGCAACCTGGAACTGATCCGGCGTTACCCCACCATGCTGCCCCACGAACGGGAAGACATCCTGCATGATGCAGAACTGGAGATGTCAAGGCTTGGACGGCTGGTGGAGGACCTGCTGATTCTGGCGAAAAAAGATGCGGGCATTGAACTGGTCCATGAGAAAGTGAATTACTCCGAGGTGGTGCTGCAGGCCTTCCGGGACGCCCAGCAGCTCAGGACCGGGCAGGACCTGCAGCTTGAATCCAGCGATGACCTGTGGGTGGAAGGAGACCCAAACCGCCTGAAGCAACTCCTGCTGATCTTGCTGGACAACGCCCTGGTTTACACCCCTGCAGGGGGCACCGTCACTGTACGCACCCGACTGCACAACAATGAGGTTCTGACTGAAGTGGAAGACACTGGCATGGGCATTCCGGCAGAGGACCTGCCTCACATTTTTGACCGTTTTTACCGCTCAGCAACAGCAAAACAGCAAAACCCCAGTGGCAGTGGTCTGGGACTGACCATTGCCCGCTGGCTGACCGAGCAGCATGGGGGCACCATCGCTGCAAAAAGCGCAGGGCAGTCCGGCACCTGCATCTCCCTGATCCTGCCTGTTCTCGGTTCAGGGCCACAGTCCTGA
- the bshA gene encoding N-acetyl-alpha-D-glucosaminyl L-malate synthase BshA has translation MHIALLCHSTLGGSGVVTSELALSLARRGMTVHVLSDQKPFRLEIPQDLQDRLLFHPIETVSHPVLPGNLFSLSTVNQLVQLSYQYPIDLVNVHYAIPFAPSAVFAREIAGQRFRVVTTLHGTDVTLLGQHPALKATLRYSLEQSDALTAVSNSLAQEARRIFDLSHFKPIHVIPNWVPEGRFWFQEDPMNDFPVLVHASNFRPIKRTRDVIWIVHEVLKHRTVKLRMVGEGPDRAACMALACELGISQHIEFLASTPHIEQHLQDADLLLLPSESESFGLIALEAMACGVPVVASHTGGLPEVVVHGSSGVLRPVGDVEGMAAAVLDILADRDACRTMRRAACKRSQRFSEERSVREYLRIFQGLVSPTLNQRVGEAGLWQEIPAHPWPHLEDA, from the coding sequence ATGCACATCGCCCTGCTCTGCCATTCCACCCTCGGAGGCTCCGGGGTGGTGACCAGCGAACTTGCCCTGTCTCTGGCCAGACGGGGCATGACGGTGCATGTGCTTTCCGACCAGAAACCTTTTCGGCTGGAGATCCCGCAGGACCTGCAAGACAGGCTGCTTTTTCACCCGATTGAAACGGTCAGCCATCCGGTGCTGCCGGGGAACCTGTTTTCGCTCTCCACAGTCAACCAGCTGGTGCAACTCAGTTACCAGTATCCGATTGACCTGGTGAACGTGCATTACGCCATTCCTTTCGCTCCGAGTGCCGTGTTCGCCCGGGAGATTGCTGGACAGCGTTTCCGGGTGGTGACCACCCTGCACGGCACCGACGTGACCCTGCTCGGGCAGCACCCGGCCCTGAAAGCCACCCTCAGGTACAGCCTGGAACAGTCCGATGCCCTCACGGCAGTGTCCAACAGCCTGGCCCAGGAGGCCAGACGCATTTTTGACCTCAGCCACTTCAAGCCGATCCATGTGATTCCCAACTGGGTGCCCGAAGGCCGTTTCTGGTTCCAGGAAGACCCCATGAATGATTTCCCGGTGCTGGTGCACGCCTCCAACTTCCGCCCCATCAAACGCACCAGAGACGTGATCTGGATTGTGCATGAGGTTTTAAAACACCGCACGGTGAAACTCCGCATGGTCGGAGAAGGACCGGACCGGGCAGCCTGCATGGCCCTGGCCTGTGAGCTCGGCATTTCTCAGCACATCGAATTCCTCGCCTCCACCCCTCACATCGAGCAGCACCTGCAAGACGCCGACCTGTTGCTCCTGCCCAGCGAAAGCGAATCCTTCGGGCTCATTGCACTGGAAGCCATGGCCTGCGGGGTCCCGGTGGTGGCCTCCCACACTGGAGGACTCCCGGAAGTGGTGGTGCATGGATCAAGCGGGGTCCTGAGGCCCGTCGGGGATGTGGAAGGCATGGCGGCAGCAGTGCTGGACATTCTGGCAGACCGTGACGCCTGCCGCACGATGCGCAGAGCCGCCTGCAAACGCAGCCAGCGTTTCTCTGAAGAACGCTCCGTCAGGGAGTACCTGCGCATTTTTCAGGGTCTGGTTTCCCCCACCCTCAACCAGCGGGTCGGAGAGGCAGGTTTGTGGCAGGAGATTCCGGCCCACCCCTGGCCCCATCTGGAGGACGCATGA
- a CDS encoding response regulator transcription factor, whose protein sequence is MPKVLVVDDDPRMLMMLRRGLAFEGYPVLEAQSGTEALEKLRDHDVDLLILDIMMPDLSGLEVLRKVRTAGETLPVILLTARDKPQEHVQGLESGADDYITKPFSFDVLLARVRLILRKRTPETSELRYADLVLDLQRHQVCRGQRVLHLTPLEFKLVQTLLENPERVFSKPMLLDRVWGMEYFGDVNVVEVVISGLRQKLEQGGESRLIQTIRGAGYILRED, encoded by the coding sequence ATGCCCAAGGTTCTGGTGGTGGACGACGATCCACGCATGCTGATGATGCTGCGGCGTGGTCTGGCCTTCGAAGGTTACCCGGTGCTGGAAGCCCAGTCCGGCACGGAAGCCCTGGAGAAATTGCGCGATCATGACGTGGACCTCTTGATTCTGGACATCATGATGCCCGACCTCTCAGGTCTCGAGGTCCTGAGGAAGGTGCGGACCGCTGGAGAAACGCTCCCGGTGATTCTGCTCACTGCCCGGGACAAACCCCAGGAGCACGTGCAGGGGCTGGAATCCGGCGCAGATGATTACATCACCAAACCGTTCTCTTTTGATGTGCTCCTTGCCCGGGTCAGGTTGATCCTGCGCAAGAGAACCCCGGAAACCTCCGAGTTGCGTTACGCCGATCTGGTCCTGGATTTGCAAAGGCATCAGGTGTGCAGGGGGCAAAGGGTGCTGCACCTGACCCCTCTGGAGTTCAAGTTGGTGCAGACCCTCCTGGAAAACCCTGAGCGGGTGTTCTCCAAGCCGATGCTGCTCGACCGGGTGTGGGGCATGGAGTATTTTGGCGATGTCAACGTGGTGGAGGTGGTGATCAGTGGCCTGAGGCAGAAACTCGAACAGGGAGGAGAAAGCCGCCTGATCCAGACCATTCGCGGTGCAGGGTACATCCTCCGGGAGGACTGA
- a CDS encoding cation:proton antiporter, which yields MKIFRSSIRSVHSPPRMLPLLALMGGGSALAAGNAEVTGLLLQLFYLVLAAQVGSWLFAKLGLPRVVGQVAAGVVVGPSLLSVVGESVTMEALAEIGAIFLMFMVGLETRFKDLLQVGKEALMVALLGIILPMVGGYFFGVQQGHGNIESLFIATTLVATSVGITAKVLQEMGVLDRKFAQIILGAAVIDDILGLTILAVVSGLGKGGEISMLGVLTTLGISVGFVVAVLLIGIPLLRRFQSKLNNLPLANSFGMAVVVGLGLAALSSLAGLAPIIGAFLAGMVLAEVKDEHTFESKVHALEDFLAPVFFAMVGVKLDLAALGSPSVLTAGGILTVIAVITKLVGGFTGALSQGRKQALLVGLGMVPRGEVGLIVAGIGLSYGVIQKDVFAQVIVMVLLTTVLAPIALRILLGKDTPAPA from the coding sequence ATGAAAATCTTCAGAAGCAGCATCCGCAGTGTTCATTCCCCACCCCGCATGCTGCCCCTCCTCGCCCTGATGGGAGGAGGGAGTGCCCTTGCTGCAGGAAATGCAGAAGTCACCGGGTTGCTGCTCCAGCTGTTCTATCTGGTGCTGGCTGCACAGGTGGGGTCCTGGCTGTTTGCAAAACTGGGCCTGCCCCGGGTGGTGGGCCAGGTGGCTGCGGGTGTGGTGGTCGGTCCCAGCCTGCTGAGCGTGGTGGGCGAGAGTGTGACCATGGAAGCCCTGGCAGAAATTGGAGCCATCTTTCTGATGTTCATGGTGGGCCTGGAGACCCGCTTCAAGGACCTGCTGCAGGTGGGCAAAGAAGCCCTGATGGTGGCCCTTCTGGGGATCATCCTGCCCATGGTGGGAGGATACTTTTTCGGGGTGCAGCAGGGCCATGGGAACATTGAAAGCCTCTTCATTGCCACCACCCTGGTGGCGACCAGCGTCGGCATCACCGCCAAGGTATTGCAGGAAATGGGCGTGCTGGACCGCAAATTCGCCCAGATCATCCTGGGGGCCGCTGTGATCGATGACATCCTGGGCCTGACCATTCTGGCGGTGGTTTCCGGTCTGGGCAAAGGAGGAGAAATCTCCATGCTGGGCGTCCTCACCACCCTGGGAATCAGTGTGGGTTTTGTGGTGGCGGTCCTGCTCATCGGCATTCCGCTGCTCAGACGCTTTCAAAGCAAACTCAACAACCTCCCCCTGGCCAACAGTTTTGGCATGGCCGTGGTGGTGGGTCTTGGGCTTGCTGCCCTGTCCAGTCTGGCTGGACTTGCCCCGATCATTGGGGCCTTCCTGGCCGGAATGGTCCTGGCAGAAGTGAAAGACGAACACACCTTTGAAAGCAAGGTTCATGCCCTCGAAGACTTCCTCGCACCTGTGTTCTTCGCCATGGTGGGGGTCAAACTGGACCTGGCAGCACTCGGAAGCCCTTCGGTGCTGACTGCTGGTGGAATCCTCACCGTGATTGCAGTCATCACCAAACTGGTGGGGGGGTTTACAGGTGCACTGTCCCAGGGCCGCAAACAGGCCCTTCTGGTGGGGCTTGGCATGGTGCCTCGCGGTGAGGTCGGCCTGATTGTGGCAGGCATCGGTCTGTCTTATGGAGTCATCCAGAAGGATGTTTTCGCTCAGGTGATCGTGATGGTGCTCCTGACCACTGTGCTGGCCCCAATTGCGCTCAGGATTCTGCTGGGGAAAGACACGCCTGCTCCGGCCTGA
- a CDS encoding DUF4256 domain-containing protein yields MPDSDSNQRALSPEQQDLLRTLKARFEKNHKRHPSLNWSDIQTRLEERPEKLWSLQEMEDSGGEPDVVGQDPETGAYIFFDCAAETPKGRRSICYDREGLESRKEARPHNSALEMANSMGIELLSEEEYRHLQTLGEFDLKTSSWVKTPTDIRSLGGALFGDRRYNHVFVYHNGASSYYASRGFRGSLRV; encoded by the coding sequence ATGCCTGATTCAGACAGCAATCAAAGAGCACTGTCACCTGAGCAGCAGGACCTGCTCCGCACCTTGAAAGCCCGTTTCGAGAAAAACCACAAGCGCCACCCCAGCCTGAACTGGAGTGACATCCAGACCCGACTGGAAGAGCGCCCTGAGAAACTCTGGTCCCTGCAGGAAATGGAAGACAGCGGTGGAGAACCCGATGTGGTCGGTCAGGACCCTGAAACAGGAGCGTACATTTTCTTTGATTGCGCTGCAGAAACCCCGAAGGGCCGCAGAAGCATCTGTTATGACCGGGAAGGCCTGGAATCCAGAAAAGAAGCCAGACCCCACAACAGCGCACTGGAGATGGCCAACAGCATGGGCATCGAGCTCCTCAGCGAGGAGGAGTACCGTCATTTGCAAACCCTGGGCGAGTTTGACCTCAAAACCTCAAGCTGGGTGAAAACCCCCACAGACATCCGCAGTCTGGGAGGGGCACTTTTTGGAGACCGCCGTTACAACCACGTTTTTGTGTACCACAATGGGGCATCCTCTTATTATGCGAGCAGGGGGTTCAGAGGTTCACTGAGGGTCTGA